From the Pyxidicoccus trucidator genome, one window contains:
- a CDS encoding YceI family protein, with protein sequence MPAAPTWNIDPAHSSILFVARHMVVARVHGRFERVSGTLKVNPEQPAQGEVEMSADTASIYTGSPERDAHLRSGDFLDADNAPKLTFRSTGVEPTGGAGFRLLGELTIRNVSQPVVFEARHAATSKDPWGNTRLIYTARATINRSDYGLRWNKTLDNGGWLVGEKVDIELDIQAVPAPA encoded by the coding sequence ATGCCCGCAGCCCCCACCTGGAACATCGACCCGGCGCACTCCTCCATCCTCTTCGTTGCCCGCCACATGGTGGTGGCCCGCGTGCATGGCCGCTTCGAGCGCGTCTCCGGCACGCTGAAGGTGAATCCCGAGCAGCCGGCGCAGGGCGAGGTGGAGATGAGCGCGGACACGGCCAGCATCTACACGGGCTCGCCGGAGAGGGACGCGCACCTGCGCTCGGGGGACTTCCTCGACGCGGACAATGCCCCGAAGCTCACCTTCCGGAGCACCGGGGTGGAGCCCACCGGCGGCGCCGGCTTCCGGCTGCTGGGCGAGCTCACCATCCGCAACGTGAGCCAGCCCGTGGTGTTCGAGGCGCGCCACGCCGCCACGTCCAAGGACCCCTGGGGCAACACGCGGCTCATCTACACCGCCCGTGCCACCATCAACCGCTCGGACTACGGCCTCCGCTGGAACAAGACGCTCGACAACGGAGGCTGGCTCGTGGGCGAGAAGGTGGACATCGAGCTGGACATCCAGGCCGTGCCCGCCCCGGCCTGA